One Rhodoferax sp. GW822-FHT02A01 genomic window, ATTGCGGATTCGACGTAAAAGGCGGCTGGAGCGAGCATTTCTCCACACGCTTTGCCGGGCAGCCGTTCAAATCGGTAGCCATCACGCTGACAGGGCCGCAGGGCGCGCAGTGGCGGCGCAAGGGTGAGTTTGTGGCAACCGCCCACGGGGTGGAAGGCAGCCTGGTGTACGCGGCATCGGCACCGCTGCGCGATGAGATCATTCGCAACGGCAGCGCAACCTTCACGCTCGATCTGCTGCCCGACGTGTCTGCCGAAAAAGTGGCGCAGGAGGTAGCCCATCCGCGTGGATCGCGTTCACTCTCCAGCCATCTCAAAAGCCGCCTGAATCTGGACGGCATCAAGTCGGCCATCCTGCATGAATTGCTGGGTAAGGCTGCGTTCAACGATCCGGCGCAACTGGCTGCTGCCATCAAGGCACTTCCCATCACGCTGCAGGCGGCCCGGCCGATTGATGAAGCCATCAGCAGTGCCGGTGGCGTGCTGTTCGAGGTGCTGACCCCGGGGCTGATGCTGGAGCAACTGCCCGGCGTGTTCTGCGCCGGTGAAATGCTGGATTGGGAAGCGCCCACGGGCGGCTATCTGCTGCAGGCGTGTTTTGCCACCGGCCATGCGGCGGGGTTGGGTGCGCTGGACTGGTTGCGCCGCGGCGCCTAGGGTTGGGGCTGGTAGCCGGCGAGCAGTTGGCGCAGCTCGTCGGCCTTGAAGGGCTTGGAGAGAAAGCCGTCCATGCCGGCCTCTTCACAAGCCAGACGGTCGCTGGGCAGTGCATTGGCTGTCATAGCGATGATGGGTAGACGCTTGCCGGACTGCGCCGCCTCATAGGCGCGGATGGCGCGGGTGCATTCCAGTCCGTCCATGACCGGCATCTGCATGTCCATGAGTGCCACGTCAAAGCGGTCTTGCATGGCGAAATGCAAGCCCTCTTCACCGTTCTGTGCCAGTGTCACCCGATGGCCCGCACGCTCCATCAGGCTGATGGCCAGTTTCTGGTTGATGGGGTGGTCCTCCACCAGCAAGACCTTCAGACTCTGTGGTACTCCGTTTTCGGGCAGCAGGGGCGTGGCGACCTTGCCTGCGGAGAGCGGCAGCGCAGTTTCCAAGGGCCTGCCAATGGCCAGGGGCAAGCTGAATTCGAAGGTACTGCCCTGACCCGGAATGGACTCTACGCGGATATCGCCACCCATCAACCGCACCAGGGTAGCGGAGATGGTGAGTCCCAGACCGGTGCCGCCGTAAGTGCGCGTGGTGGAGCTGTCGGCCTGGGTAAAGGCTTCGAACACGCGCTCTTGCTTGTCCAGTGGAATGCCAATGCCGGTGTCCTTGACCCAGAAGCGGAAGTTGCGCTCCGCGTTGCGTGGGCCTTCCCAACCGACAGTCACCTGACCCTGCGCGGTGAATTTGATGGCATTGCCCACCAGGTTGGTGAGCACCTGGCGCAAACGGTTGGGGTCCCCCACCAGGTAGGTATTCAAGGGGCCAGAGCTCAGGGTCTCCAGTTTCAGGCCCTTGGTCTGGGCGCGCACACGCAGTGGCGCCAGGCAATGGCGCATGACCTGTTCGAGGTCGAATTCCAGCGTTTCGAGTTCGATTTTGCCGGCTTCGATCTTGGAGAAGTCGAGTACCTCGTTGATGATGTTGAGCAGCGCTGCGGCAGACGATTTGACCACCAGCAGATGCTCGCGCTGCTCCTCGGTCAACGGCGTGTCCAGTGTCAGATCGGTCATGCCGATGATGCCGTTCATGGGTGTGCGAATTTCATGGCTCATGGTGGCCAGGAATTCGCTCTTGGCCCGGTTGGACTCCTCGGCCTGGGCCTTGGCCATTTCCAGATCCAGCACCCGCTGCTTGATGGTGCGCGACATGGTGTTGAAGGCGGTCCCCAGCTGCCCCAGCTCATCGTCTCCTTCAAACACCGGTGCCGGATTGAGGTTGCCCTGGGTGACTTCTCTGCTCGCACGGGTGAGGTCGACCAGGTGACGGGTCAGCCAAATGCCCAGCAGCATCAGCAGCACAGCGGAGAGCACGAGTTCGCCTATCGCGATCAATGAGCCCTGTGCCAGCAGAGCCTTGCGTGCGGCCAGGATGTGTGAAAGGTCCATGCCCAGATACAGCGTGCCCAGTGGTTGGCCAAACATCAGGATGGGGGTTTGCACCTGGTGCATGGGCGTGGCTGATTGCAGCGAGATTTCAAACCCCTGGTCTGGCTTGGGCAGCGCCTTGTCCGCGGGCCAGCCGCTGGACGCCACCCGGTTGCCCTGGTTGTCCACCACGATCAGGTACTGCACGCCCTTCTTGCTCAGGCTCTCGTCCAGCACCGATTGCACGGTGGCGTAGTCACGCTGGGCCAAGGGCGCAACCGTTGCCGCGGACAGCACGGGAATGATTTGCTGGGCTTGCCGCTCCACCTGTTCAATCAGGTAGTCGTTCATCAGGCGCAGGCTGTTGGTCACCAGCAGCGTCAGCATGAAAGCCTCCACCACCACGGCGGCCAGCAGAAAGCGGGCCCGTACCGAGCGCAGCGGCATGTGAAAGCGGCTCAGCTTCATTGCAGCGAGGCGCGTACTTCCTTGGCGTAGGGCTCCATTTGCTCCAGCTCCTTGGGTTTGAGCTTGCGGTAGCCTTCCAGCTTGTATTTCTCAAAATAGGCCTTGCCCTCGGGGCTGGCGGCAAAGGTCGTCAGAGCGGCGTCGATCTGTTCCTTGCGTGCAGACTGTCGTTTGTTGAGCATGTAGACGCGGCCCGCCATCGGGTCGCTGATGACCAGAAAGCGCATTTGCGCCTGCAGGTCGCGGCTCAGGCTCTGGTAGTTGGCCAGTGATGTAAAGCCTGCTGCTGCCTCGCCGGAGAGCACCAGTCGCGCAACGCTGTCGGAGGCGCTCACGTACTTGAGGGTTTCGCTGTTGCCGTTCTGCTTCAGCCAGTGCTGTCCCCAGAGCGTGACCAGGGATGTGGGCGACAGGCCCAGGACCGGTTTGCCCAGCAGGTCTTTTGCCGTCTTGGCCTTGCTGCTGCCCGCTACCAGTGCCACTGCGCGGAAATCGGCGCTGTAAGTGAGCAGCGGGATGTAGTCCGCATCGGTCTGCGCAAGCCGGGCCTGGTGTCCGGTAGTGACCACCAGATCGTAGTCTTGATGCAACATGCGTTTGGCAAATTCAGTGAAGTCCGGCGCGGTGACCACCTCTACCGGGGTGCCCAGTGCTTTTTCCAGATGGGCGCGCAGTGGCTGGTACATCTCCAGAATCACGCGGGCACTGGTATGTGGCGCAATGCCCAGGTGGAATACGCCTGCGGTTTGCGCTGATGCGCTCAAGGCTGCCAGCGAAAAGGCGGCTCCCAGAAACAATCGGCGGGTGACGAACGGCGTGCGCATAAATTAAACCTGTATGTTGTATGGCCCATTATCCCGCGCGCTGTCGATAGCCAGCCGGTTGTGTGTCAACGGCTACAGCGATTCCGGCGCATCAATCTTCAGTGAAGCACCTGTGACGTAGAACTGGCCTC contains:
- a CDS encoding TIGR03862 family flavoprotein; this translates as MKLSIPVAIVGGGPAGLMAAHRLAEAGVAVHLFDAMPSIGRKFLLAGKGGLNLTHSESADTFAGRYGERRDAIERLLKDFDSSALRTWVQELGIDTFVGTSGRVFPKDMKAAPLLRAWLQRLRHPPGGVGVQFHMRHRWLGWGEDRALQFETPTGTVEVQAQAVVLALGGGSWARLGSNGAWVPLLVQQGVSVAPLLPSNCGFDVKGGWSEHFSTRFAGQPFKSVAITLTGPQGAQWRRKGEFVATAHGVEGSLVYAASAPLRDEIIRNGSATFTLDLLPDVSAEKVAQEVAHPRGSRSLSSHLKSRLNLDGIKSAILHELLGKAAFNDPAQLAAAIKALPITLQAARPIDEAISSAGGVLFEVLTPGLMLEQLPGVFCAGEMLDWEAPTGGYLLQACFATGHAAGLGALDWLRRGA
- a CDS encoding ATP-binding protein; the protein is MKLSRFHMPLRSVRARFLLAAVVVEAFMLTLLVTNSLRLMNDYLIEQVERQAQQIIPVLSAATVAPLAQRDYATVQSVLDESLSKKGVQYLIVVDNQGNRVASSGWPADKALPKPDQGFEISLQSATPMHQVQTPILMFGQPLGTLYLGMDLSHILAARKALLAQGSLIAIGELVLSAVLLMLLGIWLTRHLVDLTRASREVTQGNLNPAPVFEGDDELGQLGTAFNTMSRTIKQRVLDLEMAKAQAEESNRAKSEFLATMSHEIRTPMNGIIGMTDLTLDTPLTEEQREHLLVVKSSAAALLNIINEVLDFSKIEAGKIELETLEFDLEQVMRHCLAPLRVRAQTKGLKLETLSSGPLNTYLVGDPNRLRQVLTNLVGNAIKFTAQGQVTVGWEGPRNAERNFRFWVKDTGIGIPLDKQERVFEAFTQADSSTTRTYGGTGLGLTISATLVRLMGGDIRVESIPGQGSTFEFSLPLAIGRPLETALPLSAGKVATPLLPENGVPQSLKVLLVEDHPINQKLAISLMERAGHRVTLAQNGEEGLHFAMQDRFDVALMDMQMPVMDGLECTRAIRAYEAAQSGKRLPIIAMTANALPSDRLACEEAGMDGFLSKPFKADELRQLLAGYQPQP
- a CDS encoding phosphate/phosphite/phosphonate ABC transporter substrate-binding protein, which codes for MRTPFVTRRLFLGAAFSLAALSASAQTAGVFHLGIAPHTSARVILEMYQPLRAHLEKALGTPVEVVTAPDFTEFAKRMLHQDYDLVVTTGHQARLAQTDADYIPLLTYSADFRAVALVAGSSKAKTAKDLLGKPVLGLSPTSLVTLWGQHWLKQNGNSETLKYVSASDSVARLVLSGEAAAGFTSLANYQSLSRDLQAQMRFLVISDPMAGRVYMLNKRQSARKEQIDAALTTFAASPEGKAYFEKYKLEGYRKLKPKELEQMEPYAKEVRASLQ